A window of Agelaius phoeniceus isolate bAgePho1 chromosome 25, bAgePho1.hap1, whole genome shotgun sequence genomic DNA:
tgtcctgcagccacagggacacaggatTTGTGTCCAGGGATggatccctgctccctgcttcaTGTCTGACATCTgtggctctctctctgtccccagctgatGTCCCTGCCGAGCCCTGCATGGCACAGGATCCGTGTCCAGGGATggatccctgctccctgccctgtgtctgACACCTgtggctctctctctgtccccagctgatGTCCCTGCCGAGCCCTGCATGGCCCCAGCAGGACGAGCCCTCTCCCTGCGGCACCACCGGGGGCCTCCCCCCGGCCTCGTCCGACAGCGACTCCGGCTGTGCCCTGGAGGAGTACCTGGAGCCCCCCGAGGTGGGTGGTTCCCACCCCGTTTCTGGGCCTCAACGCACATTTCAGCCCCTAAAACACATTTCAATCCCCCTCTGAACTTGGTGTTTCTCCCCAGGTGCCGCCGTGCTCGCCccagccgggctctgcctgtGAGCGGACGCGGCTCCGCGCCAGAgcgctcctgcagcagctgcctccccaggACTGCGATGTGAGACCCCCCTTCCccggctgctgctcccctccccGGCCTCACCTGCTGTCGAGACTCcctaaaaacagaggccaggccaaattaagggaataaaaagcgcttttatttattattcagCTGCCCTAAATGCAGCTGAAGCCCACCCAAAAACGGACCACGGGTCACGGGGTTTTCACGCTTTTATAAGTTTGGGCCATTTGCATATTGAGGGTTAATCTTCCAATTACAGCTGCAGGTAATGAAGACCCCAAATTTGCTCCCCCAACTCCCTTTTGTTCCCATCTCTCAGGGCCTGATCAATGAGGTGTTTGATtcccaggcctggagaggaattgtgtaaaaatgggaaagcagcagctgacaCTGTGTGTGGAGTTTAGAGTTTACCACTAAAGTTTAGAGTTTACCACTAAAGAATTACAGGATTATAAATGTCTGGAAAAGATAAAAGCTAAACTCCTAAGGAAGGATACGATTCCAACTCCTTCTCAGCCAATGAATAGGACAAATAGGTTGTTGGCCATGATTAGGATGAGTACAGCGATTAGAAAGAATAGTAGGTAGGTGAAAAATTTTGTAATGTAGGGGTCTGAGGCCATATATCATGTTGCAAATTGTAGGATTGAGCATGATATGAATGGGAATAGTGCAATGGGGAGGAAGGTAAGGGAGTAGAAGTCTATTTTCAGGCTGATGGGGATTTTGAAGTTTATAATGAACTTCCATTCCCAGAAGGAGGTGAGGCTTTCTGCTCCAGAGTGGATGTAGATTGTTATCGGGATTAGGCTGATTAAGAAGGAGGTTTTGACTGTGTTTGTAATTGCGCTGGGAGCGTTCTTGAGGTTGTTGGATAGAAGAGGAAATGGGATGGgggtgtcccagcagagcccagccctgaccCCCGTGCCCCACAGGAGCGCTACTGCCCCGACCTCGCCGAGGAGGAGCGGCGCCAGCTCCGCGCCTTCAGCGCCCGCCGCCGACAGGAGGCTCTGGGACAGGGCCTGGCGTGCCCCGTGCCCGGGCCCTGCCacggctgtccctgcaggaaggTGAGCTGTCCCTCCAGCTTCCCtcccctggcagggagctgtccccaaaagccagccctgccccaaacctgctgtccccctgcctTGCAGTGCGGCCGGAGGCTGAACAAAGGGGACCCGGGGGTGTCGGCGTCTCGCCTGGGCGACCAGTTCTGGCACCCATCCTGCTTCTCCTGCCACttctgccaccagcagctggtGGATCTCATCTACTTCCAGCAGGATGGGAGGATCTACTGCGGCCGGCACCACGCCGAGCTCTTCCGACCCCGCTGTGCCTCCTGCGACCAGGTGGGTGCCTGTTGGggaaggtgaaacaggaaagccttatcaatatgattgcctggcaaaagattttgagaatatagaaactataagtgagattgaaatgaaagcaagctttgagatctctcagttactgaacaactggaaaacaatggtgtggccaccgaaggtgatccccttatgcttttgctctcttacctTTCTATGCTCTTGCCCTTTTACTCTCattccctctcatcctctctccccctctcttctctcagtcctgctctgagctctgcctggcagctccctgcaccccaaagtgccaacatcactgcagaaaatggagaccaagaaaaagaagaagaaaggctggacatgcccaagttcctccatcttgtccccattccaaaaatcctaaaatcgaccttttcaccctgtgataattttattattatgctatttaaacttctgtgactttcaggtcctcatacaaagctggtaacttgctccaggggtcacaatcaaatccccaggtgctctgggctgcatGCCAGGGCCTGGGGTCCTGGGTAACCCTGGCCACCCAGAGGGATGCGCTGAGTTCCCACACATCACCACCCAGCGCAGCAAAGCACCGTGGGGTGCTGAGAgcctggggtttgttttttgtcccattccagctgaTCTTCATGGAGGAGTGCATCGAGGCCGAGGGCCGgcgctggcacctggagcatttctgctgcctggAATGCGAGGAGCCCCTGCGGGGGCAGCGCTACGTGATGCGCAGCGGCCGCCCCTGCTGCCGGGGCTGCTTCGAGAGCCTCTTTGCCGAGCCGTGCCAGGCGTGCGGGGACCCCATCGGTACGGCCgccaccctgcagggcccccCCACGCTTCAGAgcatggattttggggtttttggggttttttttggagtgcgggggtttttttttggtttttttgtttgtttggtttggtttggtttgggttttttggagtttattttggttttttttctggtttatctttttttttttcttttgtttttttttggggtttttttttttcgttttgtggggttttttttgggggggtgttgtttttttggtttggtttggtttggtttggtttggggttttttggggtttattttgggggttctttttgtggtttggggttttttttggtttggtttggtttttgagtttttttggtggggggttggggtttttttgttttttttttttttttttttttgaggggggttgtttttgttttgttttgggggttttgggggtttttttgttttgtttttttttgtcgtttaggtggtttttttgttgttgtttggtttggttttcttttttttttttttgtttttggaggggttggggggtttttttcggtttttttttttggttttttttggggggtgttggtttgtttgttttgttgttgttgttgttttggggtagttttttggtttggtttggttttctttttctttttttggtttttggaggggttgggggttttttttcggggtttttttggggttttttgggggtgttgtttggttggtttgtctgttttgttgttgttgttttggggtagttttttgctttggttcggttttttttgggtttcgTTTCTTTTCGAAGCACCTTTCCCTCAGCCGTGTCCGCCCCGCAGGTGCCGACAGCGAGCAGGTCACgcaccaggggctgcactggcaCGCCCGAGCCTCCTGCttgtgctgcagcctgtgccGGGCCCCGCTGCGGGGACAGCCCCTCACCTGCCGCCGCGGCCGCCTCTTCTGCTCCGACACCTGCAGCCGCGGCCAGGACGCTTCTTCCACCGCCTCCGACTCCTCGGACTCCGCCTTCGCCTCCGCTCCGTCCCCCGAGTGCACGCCCGGGCccccggccggagccgccgGCAGGAGCTCGGcagcggcgggcggcgggcagggaggggaaggggatggTAGGAGCTGATGCTGTGGGGGTGGGAGCAAAtccaggggatttggggatggtaGGACCTGATACTGTGGGGTGGGAGCAAatccaggggattttggggatggtAGGAGGTGATGCTGTGGGGGGAGAGCAAAtccaggggatttggggatggtaGGACCTGAtgctgtggggtgggagcaAATCCAgggcattttggggattttggggatggcAGGAGCCTCTGTTATGGGGGGAGAGCAAAtccaggggatttggggatggtaGGAGCCTCTGCTATGGGGGGAGAGCAAatccaggggattttggggactTTGGGGATGGTAGGAGCCTCTGCCATGGAGTGGGAGCAaatccagggatccaggggattttggggattttggggatggtAGGAGTCTCTGCCATGGGAGGAAAGCAAatccaggggattttggggatggtAGGGGCTGCTGCCATGGGGGGAGAGCAAatccaggggattttggggactTTGGGGATGGTAGGAGCTGCTGCCACGGGTGAGAGCAAATCCAGGCTCTGGGGACTTTCCTGTTAATGTCACACCAGTGACACGGTGGGAGCCGGGGGTGGGTGGCTGGGTGCCAGCCCGTTGTGTCCCTTGCTGTGGGAGGGCTGTGGGAGGACAGGCTcagcttctcctccctccctcacaCCCCGCTCCCCTCTTGCAGAGGCGTTTTCAGAGCAGCCCCCAGTGCACCCCGCGTTCAGGAGCCCCGAGGATCTCGGAGCAGCCCCACGGGAGCGGAGCAGCGACACTGCCAAGGagcacccaggggtgctgggacCCCCACCCGGCCACCCCTCAgccccccagcccggcccagaGCCCCCCAACGAGCCCAGACCCCTTCTGGGGTCCCCTGAACCCCGAAGAGCTGCAGGCAATGGAAACCCAGAGCTCCAGGCGGGCACCTCCCGTCCCCGACACGGCGCCCGGGCAGGGGatggcacagaggaggaggaggaggaggaagaggaggactCCTGGTGCCCCACCTGCTCCTCATCTTCGGACTCAGACTCGGAGGAGGAGGGTTTCTTTTTCGGGAAGCCCATCCCCAAGCCCGGCATGGattccctgggcagggagcccccgggccggggcaggggcaggacgGCCAAGCACTGCAGCGTGTGCTAACAGCGGGCTGGGGTCCCgagtggcactgccagctcctgccatggcctCAGCGCGTTCCAATCACACCCTGGCGGCGgc
This region includes:
- the PRICKLE4 gene encoding prickle-like protein 4, whose amino-acid sequence is MSLPSPAWPQQDEPSPCGTTGGLPPASSDSDSGCALEEYLEPPEVPPCSPQPGSACERTRLRARALLQQLPPQDCDERYCPDLAEEERRQLRAFSARRRQEALGQGLACPVPGPCHGCPCRKCGRRLNKGDPGVSASRLGDQFWHPSCFSCHFCHQQLVDLIYFQQDGRIYCGRHHAELFRPRCASCDQLIFMEECIEAEGRRWHLEHFCCLECEEPLRGQRYVMRSGRPCCRGCFESLFAEPCQACGDPIGADSEQVTHQGLHWHARASCLCCSLCRAPLRGQPLTCRRGRLFCSDTCSRGQDASSTASDSSDSAFASAPSPECTPGPPAGAAGRSSAAAGGGQGGEGDEAFSEQPPVHPAFRSPEDLGAAPRERSSDTAKEHPGVLGPPPGHPSAPQPGPEPPNEPRPLLGSPEPRRAAGNGNPELQAGTSRPRHGARAGDGTEEEEEEEEEDSWCPTCSSSSDSDSEEEGFFFGKPIPKPGMDSLGREPPGRGRGRTAKHCSVC